The proteins below are encoded in one region of Ricinus communis isolate WT05 ecotype wild-type chromosome 6, ASM1957865v1, whole genome shotgun sequence:
- the LOC8271835 gene encoding uncharacterized protein LOC8271835 isoform X1, whose translation MAVPEEPILSRLDRLDTMLRQLEDMRGSNRSPKSSCASTPSSGTLTSEGHVSSIDLSPKSLEKHCRPINRVMMETEIKGTLVERLDLLEDRLLKLCMQLEEGLEAERKREEENRERSGKKKGLKGLVRNIVKGKKNHKTKE comes from the exons ATGGCAGTCCCTGAAGAACCTATTCTCTCCAGATTGGACCGTTTAGATACCATG TTGAGGCAGCTAGAAGACATGAGAGGGAGCAACAGGTCTCCAAAGAGCTCATGTGCATCGACCCCATCAAGTGGGACACTGACAAGTGAAGGGCATGTCTCATCCATTGATCTATCACCAAAAAGCTTAGAGAAGCACTGCCGTCCAATCAACCGTGTGATGATGGAGACTGAAATCAAAGGCACACTTGTTGAGAGACTTGACCTACTAGAGGACCGTCTTCTAAAG TTATGTATGCAGTTGGAGGAAGGATTGGAGGCTGAGAGgaagagagaagaagagaaCAGAGAGAGAAGTGGGAAGAAAAAGGGCCTTAAAGGACTTGTTAGGAACATTGTCAAGGGAAAGAAGAATCATAAAACAAAGGAGTGA
- the LOC8271835 gene encoding uncharacterized protein LOC8271835 isoform X3 encodes MRGSNRSPKSSCASTPSSGTLTSEGHVSSIDLSPKSLEKHCRPINRVMMETEIKGTLVERLDLLEDRLLKLCMQLEEGLEAERKREEENRERSGKKKGLKGLVRNIVKGKKNHKTKE; translated from the exons ATGAGAGGGAGCAACAGGTCTCCAAAGAGCTCATGTGCATCGACCCCATCAAGTGGGACACTGACAAGTGAAGGGCATGTCTCATCCATTGATCTATCACCAAAAAGCTTAGAGAAGCACTGCCGTCCAATCAACCGTGTGATGATGGAGACTGAAATCAAAGGCACACTTGTTGAGAGACTTGACCTACTAGAGGACCGTCTTCTAAAG TTATGTATGCAGTTGGAGGAAGGATTGGAGGCTGAGAGgaagagagaagaagagaaCAGAGAGAGAAGTGGGAAGAAAAAGGGCCTTAAAGGACTTGTTAGGAACATTGTCAAGGGAAAGAAGAATCATAAAACAAAGGAGTGA
- the LOC8271835 gene encoding uncharacterized protein LOC8271835 isoform X2 encodes MAVPEEPILSRLDRLDTMLRQLEDMRGSNRSPKSSCASTPSSGTLTSEGHVSSIDLSPKSLEKHCRPINRVMMETEIKGTLVERLDLLEDRLLKLEEGLEAERKREEENRERSGKKKGLKGLVRNIVKGKKNHKTKE; translated from the exons ATGGCAGTCCCTGAAGAACCTATTCTCTCCAGATTGGACCGTTTAGATACCATG TTGAGGCAGCTAGAAGACATGAGAGGGAGCAACAGGTCTCCAAAGAGCTCATGTGCATCGACCCCATCAAGTGGGACACTGACAAGTGAAGGGCATGTCTCATCCATTGATCTATCACCAAAAAGCTTAGAGAAGCACTGCCGTCCAATCAACCGTGTGATGATGGAGACTGAAATCAAAGGCACACTTGTTGAGAGACTTGACCTACTAGAGGACCGTCTTCTAAAG TTGGAGGAAGGATTGGAGGCTGAGAGgaagagagaagaagagaaCAGAGAGAGAAGTGGGAAGAAAAAGGGCCTTAAAGGACTTGTTAGGAACATTGTCAAGGGAAAGAAGAATCATAAAACAAAGGAGTGA